In the Lepisosteus oculatus isolate fLepOcu1 chromosome 6, fLepOcu1.hap2, whole genome shotgun sequence genome, one interval contains:
- the impa2 gene encoding inositol monophosphatase 2 — protein MTSAENNRHWEECMEFAVQTARRAGQVIREAVKLDKCVTTKSSAVDLVTETDQQVEELIISTLRDRYPSHRFIGEESSAAGERCFLTDSPTWIIDPIDGTCNFVHSFPMVAVSIGFAVKKELEFGVIYHCFEETLYTARKGHGAFCNGLRLQVSKEKDVSKALILTEIGAKRDPETLKIFLGNMEKLLKAHAHGIRVIGSATLALCQVATGAADAYYQFGLHCWDIAAAAVIIREAGGVVMDTSGGPLDLMSRRVIAAGTPEMADYIVQQLHSISYERDDHDTDCISTSC, from the exons ATGACTTCAGCGGAGAACAACAGGCACTGGGAGGAATGCATGGAGTTTGCTGTTCAAACAGCGCGTAGAGCTGGTCAG GTGATCCGGGAGGCGGTGAAGCTTGACAAGTGCGTGACGACGAAGAGCTCGGCTGTGGACCTGGTGACCGAGACGGACCAGCAGGTGGAGGAGCTCATTATCTCCACTCTCAGGGACAGGTACCCTTCCCACAG GTTCATTGGTGAGGAGTCTTCTGCAGCTGGAGAGAGATGCTTCCTGACAGACAGCCCTACCTGGATCATCGACCCCATTGATGGGACCTGCAATTTTGTGCACAG tttcccAATGGTGGCAGTAAGCATTGGTTTTGCTGTGAAAAAAGAG CTTGAATTTGGTGTCATTTACCATTGCTTCGAAGAGACCTTATACACTGCTAGGAAAGGCCATGGGGCATTTTGCAATGGCCTAAGGCTTCAGGTATCAAAGGAGAAAG ATGTATCCAAGGCCCTGATTTTAACTGAGATTGGTGCAAAAAGAGATCCCGAGACACTGAAGATTTTTTTAGGAAACATGGAGAAACTTCTTAAAGCACATGCCCACGG TATTCGTGTGATTGGCAGTGCCACCCTGGCTCTGTGCCAGGTGGCGACAGGCGCAGCGGACGCCTACTACCAGTTCGGGCTTCACTGCTGGGACATCGCGGCGGCGGCTGTCATCATCAGGGAGGCCGGTGGCGTTGTGATGGACACCTCAG GGGGGCCACTGGACCTCATGTCCCGCAGAGTGATTGCTGCAGGAACACCAGAGATGGCCGATTACATCGTCCAGCAGCTTCATTCAATAAGCTACGAGCGAGATGATCACGATACAGACTGCATTTCCACCAGCTGCTGA